A region from the Desulfomarina profundi genome encodes:
- the pyrE gene encoding orotate phosphoribosyltransferase, producing MNDRQRLKDILLEKSYRKGTFTLTSGKTSDFYIDGKQTTLSAEGAYLCGKLLFELLQKSDTPIHAVGGMTLGADPLVTAVSIASYLADKPIPAFIVRKEAKGHGTGNYIEGLKNMEKGCTVALLEDVVTTGGTLLKVIERVEDAGFKVGLVATLVERQEGGTEVLKEAGYTLESLFTREELLS from the coding sequence ATGAACGATAGACAGCGGTTAAAAGATATTCTTCTGGAAAAATCCTACAGAAAAGGAACCTTTACCCTCACTTCCGGCAAAACTTCCGATTTCTATATAGATGGTAAACAGACAACTCTTTCAGCTGAAGGTGCGTATCTTTGTGGCAAGCTCCTGTTTGAACTGCTGCAGAAATCTGATACTCCCATTCATGCCGTCGGGGGCATGACGCTTGGTGCTGACCCTCTCGTCACGGCGGTTTCCATTGCCAGCTATCTCGCCGACAAACCCATCCCCGCCTTTATTGTCAGAAAAGAGGCAAAGGGTCACGGGACCGGAAACTATATTGAAGGACTGAAGAACATGGAAAAAGGCTGCACGGTCGCCCTGCTTGAAGATGTAGTCACCACCGGCGGAACTCTCCTTAAGGTTATTGAAAGAGTGGAAGATGCCGGTTTCAAGGTAGGTCTCGTGGCCACACTGGTGGAAAGGCAGGAAGGAGGCACTGAAGTCCTGAAAGAGGCTGGATATACTCTTGAATCACTTTTTACCAGGGAAGAACTGCTTTCCTGA
- the hflX gene encoding GTPase HflX, with amino-acid sequence MQRDKIINPEMARNICQLSMEINRQIGLLVHRSGKVESIIVGDYSRIVIPRLGHVRSSGGRLKGLRLIHTHLAGEDISDEDLMDLLFLRLDLLSVLKMTEDGLPEQLYTAHLLPAVKDGRNWIFLDPVHPANQFESAEELILAVERDFAAQHRAKSVDSKEDRAILISVSTESRLRAEESLAELAELSRSDNVKVLDTVLQRRRKVNPRLILGKGKLAEIMIRALQLDANLLIFNQELNPSQIRSITEFTELRVIDRTQLILDIFAHRAMSREGKLQVEMAQLKYMLPRLSSRDDSLSRLTGGIGARGPGETKLEIDRRRINDRLARLAKELKNVSRERYRRRAKRRKRDLPVISLVGYTNAGKSTLLNTLTNSSIVAENKLFATLDPTSRRLRFPKEIEVIITDTVGFIRDLPAELLKAFMATLEELQEADLLVHVIDVSNPLYQDQVQVVENLLEELELGSIPCLKLYNKADLLQDSTVADGLLRKNELLVSCFEPETLKTFLIKAETLIGKVAGINCQGRR; translated from the coding sequence GTGCAGCGGGATAAAATCATTAATCCGGAAATGGCACGAAACATCTGTCAGCTGTCCATGGAAATTAACAGGCAGATAGGGTTGCTCGTGCATCGGTCCGGCAAGGTAGAATCCATTATTGTGGGTGATTATTCCCGGATTGTCATTCCCAGGCTCGGTCATGTGCGTTCTTCCGGCGGGAGACTGAAAGGACTGAGACTCATCCATACTCATCTGGCCGGGGAAGATATCAGTGATGAAGACCTGATGGATCTGCTCTTTCTCAGGTTGGATCTGCTCTCAGTGTTGAAAATGACCGAAGATGGCCTCCCTGAACAGCTATATACAGCCCATTTACTCCCCGCCGTAAAAGATGGAAGAAACTGGATATTTCTTGATCCGGTTCATCCGGCCAATCAGTTTGAGTCGGCGGAAGAACTGATTCTGGCAGTGGAGCGGGATTTTGCAGCTCAGCACAGGGCAAAGAGTGTCGACAGTAAAGAGGACAGGGCAATTCTGATCAGTGTCAGTACGGAGTCGCGGCTTCGGGCGGAGGAGTCCCTGGCGGAGCTTGCCGAACTGAGCCGGTCTGATAATGTGAAAGTTCTCGATACTGTTCTGCAGCGCAGACGAAAGGTCAATCCACGCCTAATTCTTGGTAAGGGAAAGCTGGCGGAAATTATGATACGGGCGCTACAGCTTGACGCGAATCTGCTCATTTTTAATCAGGAACTGAATCCGTCCCAGATTCGATCCATTACCGAATTTACCGAGTTGCGTGTTATAGACCGTACGCAACTCATCCTTGATATTTTCGCCCACAGGGCCATGAGCAGGGAGGGAAAGCTCCAGGTGGAGATGGCCCAGTTGAAATATATGCTGCCAAGGCTTTCTTCAAGGGATGATTCCCTGTCGCGGCTGACAGGTGGAATTGGTGCCAGGGGGCCTGGAGAAACAAAGCTTGAGATTGATCGCCGCAGGATCAATGACAGGCTTGCCAGGTTGGCAAAAGAATTGAAAAATGTCAGCCGGGAGCGGTACCGGAGACGGGCAAAGAGAAGAAAGAGAGATCTGCCGGTCATCTCCCTTGTCGGTTATACCAATGCTGGAAAATCGACACTGCTCAACACTCTTACCAACAGTTCTATCGTTGCCGAGAACAAACTTTTTGCAACTCTGGACCCCACCAGCCGCAGGTTGCGTTTTCCAAAGGAAATTGAGGTTATCATAACAGATACCGTAGGGTTTATCCGGGATCTTCCTGCTGAACTGCTCAAAGCATTCATGGCCACACTGGAAGAACTGCAGGAAGCGGATCTTCTTGTCCATGTAATTGATGTCTCAAATCCTCTCTACCAGGACCAGGTACAGGTGGTGGAAAATCTTCTGGAAGAGCTGGAGCTGGGATCCATTCCATGTCTGAAACTCTATAACAAGGCAGATCTCCTTCAGGACAGCACTGTTGCGGATGGCTTGCTGAGAAAAAATGAGTTGCTGGTAAGTTGTTTTGAGCCCGAGACATTAAAGACGTTTCTGATCAAAGCTGAAACGCTGATAGGCAAGGTTGCGGGAATAAATTGTCAGGGACGTAGGTAG
- a CDS encoding PilZ domain-containing protein — translation MTKSFVKSGNEATIICPKCNLAKTISVTQFRNRQHLLKVKCKCGNRFRIQLEFRRHYRKNTDLTGTYELKTPATGGGLVKISNLSLSGVCFLVRGIHNIKTGQKGTLSFTLDNRKQTVLFKNVIIRSVDRGRIGCEFIEDQAFEKELGFYLRP, via the coding sequence ATGACCAAATCCTTCGTGAAAAGTGGCAATGAAGCAACCATCATCTGCCCGAAGTGCAATTTGGCAAAAACCATATCCGTTACTCAGTTCCGTAATCGTCAACATCTGCTGAAGGTGAAATGCAAGTGTGGCAACAGATTCAGGATCCAGCTTGAATTTCGACGTCACTACAGAAAAAATACTGACTTAACAGGTACTTATGAGCTAAAAACACCTGCAACAGGCGGTGGACTTGTCAAAATTTCAAACCTTTCTCTCAGTGGTGTCTGCTTTCTCGTCCGCGGAATACACAATATCAAGACAGGCCAGAAAGGTACACTGAGCTTCACCCTTGACAACCGAAAGCAGACAGTACTTTTCAAAAATGTCATCATCCGCTCGGTTGACAGGGGGAGGATCGGCTGTGAATTTATAGAAGATCAGGCCTTTGAAAAAGAACTGGGATTCTACCTACGTCCCTGA
- the mltG gene encoding endolytic transglycosylase MltG: MTDDTEQLDEKRFNGKRVVLWTALFLFLAGLMLFIWFAAYLVGKGPGPAGRKVVVTIPSGTSVRGAAKILGENGLIYDDIRFSLLVKLSGHAAHIRAGEFQLVTGKTPGKLLEELLKARQVQHPITIREGLRAQEIGEIFAAEGWCDSKSFMDHVTDSSLIASLGLKGLDSLEGYLYPDTYMLTLETKGAEKIITMMVRRFFQVWKDLIQQENMEAPFSRKEVVILASIIEMETGDPGERPLIAGLFLNRLKRGMRLQSDPTVIYPYRNRGYFGPITRTHLRTSSPYNTYILSGLPAGPICNPGRESLLAVLRPVESNYLYFVSKNDGTHSFSRTLREHNRAVQKYQRKKRNKRGK; this comes from the coding sequence GTGACTGACGATACAGAACAGTTGGATGAAAAAAGATTTAACGGAAAAAGGGTTGTCCTGTGGACAGCCCTTTTTCTGTTTCTTGCCGGATTGATGCTCTTTATCTGGTTTGCTGCCTACCTGGTTGGAAAAGGACCCGGGCCCGCGGGCCGGAAAGTGGTGGTAACCATTCCTTCGGGAACATCCGTCAGGGGCGCAGCAAAAATATTGGGAGAAAACGGATTGATCTATGATGATATCCGCTTTTCCCTGCTGGTCAAATTGTCCGGTCATGCAGCCCATATTCGAGCTGGAGAATTTCAGCTTGTAACGGGAAAAACTCCGGGTAAATTACTGGAAGAGCTGCTCAAAGCAAGACAGGTACAGCACCCGATAACCATTCGAGAGGGATTGAGGGCACAGGAAATTGGTGAAATTTTTGCAGCGGAAGGTTGGTGTGATTCGAAATCCTTTATGGACCATGTTACAGACAGCAGCTTGATTGCATCCCTGGGACTGAAAGGGCTTGACAGTCTGGAGGGATATCTTTATCCGGATACCTATATGCTGACCCTGGAAACCAAGGGGGCGGAAAAGATCATCACCATGATGGTCAGACGGTTTTTCCAGGTCTGGAAGGACCTGATACAACAGGAGAATATGGAAGCTCCTTTTTCGAGAAAAGAAGTGGTTATCCTGGCCTCTATTATTGAAATGGAGACGGGAGATCCGGGGGAGCGTCCGCTTATTGCCGGACTTTTTCTCAACAGACTGAAACGGGGGATGCGCCTGCAGTCTGATCCCACTGTGATTTATCCTTATCGGAACAGGGGGTATTTCGGTCCCATTACCCGTACCCATCTTCGTACGTCCTCACCTTATAATACCTATATATTGTCAGGCCTGCCCGCCGGGCCTATCTGTAATCCCGGTCGGGAATCCTTGTTGGCAGTATTGCGACCTGTTGAAAGTAACTATCTTTATTTTGTGTCGAAAAATGATGGCACACACTCTTTTTCCAGGACGCTGCGGGAACATAATCGCGCCGTGCAAAAATATCAGCGGAAAAAAAGAAATAAAAGAGGTAAATAG
- a CDS encoding type I glyceraldehyde-3-phosphate dehydrogenase, with protein sequence MYRVAINGYGRIGQSVLRAIYSSPYRSKFKIVAINEPADIETLTYLTRYDTTHGRFPYPLRHDGNSIYVGEDKIEIFHHKTPTALPWKQLDVDLLFECSGSFSDRKQAEQHINNGAKRLLFSHPAQPDIDATIVYGYNEDQLRPEHTIVSNASCTTNCIVPVLHLLNREFGIENGVTTTIHSAMNDQPVIDNYHHTDLRLTRSALHSIIPVETNLDKGIERLMPEMAGRFHCLHLRVPTINVSVMDMAINVKKQTSVKEVNNLIKNSACTTLKGLLGYTEEPHASVDFNTDSRSSIFDATQTRVSNGHLLKLLCWFDNEWGYANRMLDVANSWLTLASL encoded by the coding sequence ATGTACAGAGTTGCAATCAACGGATATGGGCGAATCGGCCAGAGTGTTCTCAGGGCAATATATTCCAGCCCATACAGATCAAAATTTAAAATTGTCGCCATAAATGAACCCGCTGACATTGAGACCCTCACCTATCTGACACGATACGACACAACCCATGGCCGTTTCCCTTATCCTCTCAGACATGACGGAAACAGTATCTACGTGGGTGAGGACAAGATTGAGATATTTCACCATAAAACCCCTACTGCCCTTCCCTGGAAGCAACTGGATGTGGACCTGCTGTTTGAATGTTCCGGTTCCTTTTCCGACCGAAAACAGGCAGAACAGCATATCAATAATGGCGCAAAACGACTTCTCTTTTCCCATCCCGCTCAACCCGATATAGATGCTACCATAGTTTATGGTTATAACGAGGACCAGTTGCGACCGGAGCACACTATTGTTTCCAATGCATCATGCACGACAAACTGTATTGTCCCGGTTCTCCATCTGCTCAATCGGGAATTCGGCATTGAGAACGGGGTCACTACAACAATTCATTCCGCCATGAACGACCAGCCGGTTATCGACAATTACCACCATACCGACCTGCGGTTAACCCGGAGTGCCCTCCACTCCATCATTCCCGTGGAAACAAACCTGGACAAGGGTATTGAACGATTGATGCCTGAAATGGCCGGCAGATTTCACTGCCTCCATCTTCGGGTGCCGACCATCAATGTCTCGGTTATGGATATGGCAATCAATGTAAAAAAACAAACGAGTGTCAAAGAAGTCAATAATCTGATAAAAAACAGTGCCTGTACAACTTTAAAAGGACTGCTCGGTTATACTGAAGAACCCCATGCATCCGTTGATTTCAATACCGATTCCAGATCCTCAATCTTTGACGCGACCCAGACCAGGGTCAGCAATGGTCATTTATTGAAACTGCTCTGCTGGTTTGATAATGAATGGGGCTATGCCAACAGAATGCTGGATGTTGCCAACAGCTGGCTCACCCTGGCTTCCCTCTGA
- the glmS gene encoding glutamine--fructose-6-phosphate transaminase (isomerizing), protein MCGIVGYCGPRKVVPVVLEGLRRLEYRGYDSAGIVYLEEGKLVKHRSRGKLSKLESIIDSAIIAPSHIGLGHTRWATHGAPTTENAHPHSDCTGDLVVIHNGIIENYHSLRTELKEKGHVFSSETDTEVLAHLIEEYLDTDLVAAVKQAIERIEGAYAIGVLWSGMEDTIIGVRNQSPLVLGLGGEEGNFLASDIPAFLPYTNKVVFLDDMELAVITAHSCEIQSLETGLPVEKEVNTIDWNAGMAEKAGYKHFMLKEIFEQPQAITNTISGRINPETGEVDLPEINLDREAIESFDRIFLVACGTSWHAALIAKYWIEKFAHIPVEVDIASEFRYRNLLINERVLTVSISQSGETADTLAGIRRAKEMGSKVVTICNVVGSTMTREADGTIYTHAGPEIGVASTKAFISQLAALFLFTLYLAGKKETVSAEKRLELGKALINIAGVVDRELPRLRTDIENLIDDFWDCRDFLFVGRGLSFPIALEGALKLKEISYIHAEGYASGELKHGPIALIDKEMPIVALIPRDEVYQKSLSNVEEIKARKGRLILFGTEGDTHLEKLTDDVIYLPEVHEEMNPILYTIPAQLLSYEIASRRGCDVDQPRNLAKSVTVE, encoded by the coding sequence ATGTGTGGTATTGTAGGATATTGTGGTCCCCGTAAGGTCGTTCCGGTTGTTCTGGAAGGTCTCAGAAGGCTTGAATATCGTGGTTACGATTCTGCCGGTATAGTGTACCTGGAAGAGGGTAAACTTGTTAAGCATCGCTCCAGGGGGAAACTGTCGAAGCTTGAAAGTATTATCGACTCCGCAATAATTGCCCCATCTCATATTGGTCTTGGTCATACGCGTTGGGCCACACATGGTGCTCCGACAACGGAAAATGCCCACCCTCACAGTGACTGTACCGGGGACCTTGTCGTTATTCATAACGGCATTATAGAAAATTATCATTCTCTCAGGACTGAGCTGAAGGAAAAGGGACATGTTTTTTCCTCGGAGACCGACACGGAAGTATTGGCTCATCTCATTGAAGAGTATCTCGATACGGATTTGGTCGCCGCAGTAAAACAGGCTATAGAACGGATAGAAGGCGCCTATGCCATCGGTGTGCTTTGGTCGGGAATGGAAGATACCATTATCGGTGTAAGAAATCAGAGTCCACTCGTTCTTGGTCTCGGAGGCGAAGAAGGAAATTTCCTGGCCTCTGACATTCCAGCGTTTCTCCCCTATACCAACAAGGTTGTTTTCCTGGATGATATGGAGCTGGCGGTCATTACCGCACATAGCTGTGAGATCCAGTCCCTTGAAACCGGTCTTCCCGTGGAAAAAGAGGTGAATACCATTGACTGGAACGCAGGAATGGCCGAAAAGGCAGGTTATAAACATTTCATGCTCAAAGAGATTTTTGAGCAGCCCCAGGCAATTACCAATACGATCAGCGGGCGAATCAACCCGGAAACTGGTGAGGTTGATCTGCCGGAGATCAATCTTGATCGTGAGGCTATAGAATCTTTTGACAGAATTTTTCTGGTAGCCTGTGGAACATCCTGGCATGCGGCCCTTATTGCCAAATACTGGATAGAAAAATTCGCCCATATTCCGGTGGAAGTAGATATTGCCTCAGAATTCAGGTACAGAAATCTGTTGATAAACGAACGGGTGCTGACGGTTTCCATTTCCCAGTCAGGGGAAACGGCTGATACCCTTGCCGGTATCAGGAGGGCTAAGGAGATGGGGTCGAAGGTTGTCACCATCTGTAATGTTGTCGGCTCAACCATGACAAGGGAAGCGGACGGCACTATTTACACCCATGCGGGCCCGGAAATTGGTGTGGCTTCCACCAAGGCATTCATTTCCCAGCTTGCCGCTCTCTTTCTTTTTACCCTGTATCTTGCTGGAAAAAAAGAGACAGTTTCTGCTGAGAAACGTCTGGAACTGGGTAAGGCCCTCATTAATATCGCAGGAGTGGTTGATCGGGAACTTCCCCGTCTTCGTACTGATATTGAAAATCTCATAGATGATTTCTGGGATTGTCGAGATTTTCTTTTTGTGGGAAGGGGGCTCAGTTTTCCCATTGCCCTTGAAGGTGCATTGAAATTAAAAGAGATATCGTATATTCATGCGGAAGGTTATGCCTCCGGAGAATTGAAACATGGTCCCATTGCCCTGATTGACAAAGAGATGCCCATCGTCGCCTTGATCCCCAGAGATGAAGTCTACCAGAAAAGTTTGTCCAATGTGGAAGAGATCAAGGCAAGAAAGGGGCGCCTTATTCTCTTTGGTACAGAGGGTGACACTCATCTGGAAAAACTGACGGATGATGTGATCTATCTGCCGGAGGTTCATGAAGAAATGAATCCTATTCTCTATACAATTCCCGCTCAGTTACTCTCCTATGAAATTGCATCCAGACGAGGCTGTGATGTCGATCAGCCGAGAAATCTGGCCAAGAGCGTGACGGTGGAATAG
- a CDS encoding multiheme c-type cytochrome, with the protein MSDDGDELEKKKIHPLVTKKVQSSNCVRCHNRSGRIGISYMGIFESEGYGTPYEKGTVSSKQLPGARFYLDLADDIHHSRGMECIDCHTRNEIMGDGTSYAHYEDQLEISCETCHTADPGITRKNNRLNNVVKGKDGWVLAGKVNDKNFPLKPIKKGVCDFTAHKRVSCEACHSSWVAQCYGCHVKRDAAQTHLDKLTLKETSGWWEEGRSYIRYEKPMLGVWNDEVVIVTPGCQDIVTVLDKKGKLEKSFNRLTMAAINPHTTQAKGRKCIDCHGSTKTLGLGNGTLYEKDGKLVFEPLGQGVMTDSGKTVPLDAYVTLDGEPLQNSSRPELRPFNGVELKAILRVGTCVICHDSYEDRIWKSYTAETVCSRDKSED; encoded by the coding sequence GTGTCCGATGACGGTGATGAGCTTGAAAAAAAGAAAATCCATCCCCTGGTAACGAAAAAGGTTCAAAGTTCCAACTGTGTACGGTGCCATAACCGTTCCGGCAGGATAGGCATCTCCTACATGGGTATTTTTGAATCTGAAGGGTATGGAACGCCCTATGAAAAGGGAACGGTGAGCTCAAAACAGCTTCCCGGGGCCAGGTTTTATCTTGATCTGGCTGATGATATTCATCACAGCAGGGGGATGGAGTGTATAGACTGTCATACCAGAAATGAGATTATGGGAGATGGTACCAGTTATGCCCATTATGAAGATCAGCTGGAGATATCCTGTGAAACCTGTCATACAGCTGATCCAGGGATTACCAGGAAAAATAATCGTTTGAACAATGTTGTAAAAGGAAAGGATGGCTGGGTTCTTGCTGGCAAGGTGAATGATAAAAACTTTCCCTTGAAACCGATAAAAAAAGGAGTCTGTGACTTTACTGCCCACAAGCGGGTTTCATGCGAGGCGTGCCATTCAAGCTGGGTGGCTCAGTGCTATGGCTGCCATGTGAAAAGGGATGCGGCCCAGACCCACCTGGATAAACTGACTCTGAAAGAGACCTCCGGCTGGTGGGAAGAGGGGCGGTCTTATATCCGCTATGAAAAACCGATGCTTGGAGTGTGGAATGACGAGGTGGTCATCGTTACTCCCGGCTGCCAGGATATAGTCACGGTACTTGACAAAAAGGGTAAGCTTGAAAAGAGTTTTAATCGTTTAACCATGGCTGCTATCAACCCCCATACCACCCAGGCAAAAGGGAGAAAATGCATTGATTGTCATGGCTCGACTAAAACCCTTGGGCTTGGAAATGGAACCTTGTACGAGAAGGATGGGAAACTGGTCTTTGAGCCTTTGGGACAGGGGGTGATGACGGACAGTGGTAAAACCGTGCCCCTTGATGCCTATGTGACCCTTGATGGAGAGCCGTTGCAGAACAGCTCCCGGCCGGAACTGCGTCCCTTCAATGGGGTCGAGTTAAAGGCTATTCTGCGTGTGGGGACATGTGTCATCTGCCATGATTCTTATGAAGACAGAATCTGGAAATCATACACGGCAGAGACAGTCTGCAGCCGTGATAAATCTGAAGATTAA
- a CDS encoding NAD+ synthase, with translation MKIGLVQINPVIGDFSGNCEKIKKWVDSAREKNCSLIIFPELVVSGYPPQDLLEREVFLQSYEQALQQLVQDLPPGPDVMLGCVERRGDGRGKPLYNSAVVIRDNKIIFRARKRLLPSYDVFDETRYFEQGPVSDIYEIHGHRFCVTICEDVWHHEVRDYSIRPVDDIIISDGARVDGVINISASPFQRDKEKLRKTLFAEICCTHNIPFFYCNQVGGQDSLIFDGRSHVLDSQGRTVAQAAGFREDMIVVDSSDWTGEMHEPAEMESVPSVYDALVLGVRDYVKKCGFSSVVLGLSGGIDSAVTAVIGVDALGSENVLGVAMPSLYSSDDSLEDALELVANLGCGFEKIPIDELFSTFKKNLSPLFAGFGEDVTEQNLQARIRGNLLMALSNKFNHLLLTTGNKSEMAVGYCTLYGDMSGGLAVISDVPKQLVYELAEYINRQKIRIPPRIITKPPTAELKPDQCDQDDLPPYEILDRILELHLEGGEGPDEITARGFDNDVVRDVLRRVRINEYKRKQAPMGLKVTSKAFGYGRRFPNVQNFQQ, from the coding sequence GTGAAAATCGGTCTTGTTCAGATAAATCCGGTTATCGGAGATTTTTCCGGGAACTGTGAAAAGATTAAAAAATGGGTTGATTCTGCCAGGGAAAAAAACTGCTCCCTTATTATTTTTCCTGAACTTGTAGTGTCGGGTTATCCACCCCAGGATCTGCTTGAACGTGAGGTTTTTCTCCAGAGTTACGAACAGGCACTGCAACAACTGGTGCAGGACCTTCCACCCGGTCCTGATGTGATGCTTGGTTGTGTTGAAAGGCGGGGAGATGGGCGGGGGAAACCACTGTACAATTCCGCTGTAGTGATTCGTGATAACAAAATTATTTTTCGAGCCAGAAAACGTCTCCTGCCTTCCTATGACGTCTTTGATGAGACCAGGTATTTTGAACAGGGACCTGTTTCCGATATCTATGAAATCCATGGGCATCGTTTCTGTGTGACGATCTGCGAAGATGTCTGGCACCACGAGGTTCGTGACTATTCAATCCGGCCGGTGGATGATATTATCATAAGTGATGGTGCCCGTGTTGACGGGGTTATCAATATTTCCGCCTCTCCCTTTCAACGGGACAAGGAAAAGTTAAGGAAAACACTGTTTGCGGAAATTTGTTGCACTCACAATATTCCGTTTTTCTATTGCAACCAGGTGGGTGGCCAGGATTCCCTTATCTTTGACGGACGCAGCCATGTACTGGACAGCCAGGGCCGGACTGTTGCACAGGCCGCGGGATTCAGGGAAGATATGATTGTCGTCGACAGCTCCGACTGGACAGGTGAGATGCATGAACCCGCCGAGATGGAATCGGTTCCGTCAGTGTACGATGCCCTGGTCCTCGGGGTCAGGGATTATGTGAAAAAATGTGGTTTCTCCTCGGTGGTTCTGGGGTTGTCCGGAGGGATCGATTCGGCGGTCACCGCTGTCATCGGGGTTGATGCCCTGGGATCGGAAAATGTTCTCGGTGTGGCTATGCCCTCCCTGTACAGCTCCGATGATTCCTTGGAAGATGCCCTTGAACTCGTCGCCAATCTTGGCTGCGGTTTTGAAAAAATTCCCATTGATGAACTGTTTTCAACCTTTAAAAAAAACCTGTCACCGCTGTTTGCGGGTTTTGGAGAGGATGTCACGGAACAGAATCTCCAGGCACGTATCAGAGGCAACCTGCTGATGGCCCTGTCAAACAAGTTTAATCATTTGCTGCTGACTACAGGCAACAAGAGCGAAATGGCTGTCGGGTACTGTACCCTCTACGGTGATATGAGTGGCGGGCTGGCGGTTATTTCCGATGTCCCAAAACAGCTTGTCTATGAACTCGCTGAATATATTAATCGGCAAAAAATCCGTATTCCACCCCGTATTATTACGAAACCGCCTACCGCTGAATTGAAACCTGACCAGTGTGATCAGGATGATCTGCCGCCCTATGAAATACTGGACAGGATCCTTGAACTGCATCTGGAAGGCGGGGAAGGACCGGATGAAATCACAGCAAGGGGGTTTGACAATGATGTTGTCAGGGATGTCCTGCGACGGGTGCGCATAAATGAATATAAGCGAAAGCAGGCGCCAATGGGACTCAAGGTGACCAGCAAGGCTTTTGGCTATGGACGCAGGTTTCCCAATGTTCAGAATTTTCAGCAATAG
- the cobO gene encoding cob(I)yrinic acid a,c-diamide adenosyltransferase, producing the protein MERYWNRYGKLCDCFITRHKNQEMEMKPKGRTIINTGDGKGKTTAALGTVFRALGHGHRVCVIQFLKGQGRYGERIMAEQLDNLDWFICGKGFVFTKENIEDDRKVARKGFELAKEKVDSGQYDLIVLDEITYLPMYDFLEEKKIVELIQNKPENLSLILTGRGASPELMEVADTVSEIRVIKHAYEQGIKAQKGIEF; encoded by the coding sequence ATGGAGCGATATTGGAACCGGTACGGTAAATTATGTGATTGTTTTATAACACGACATAAGAATCAGGAGATGGAAATGAAACCTAAAGGAAGAACAATTATCAATACTGGTGACGGGAAAGGTAAAACAACTGCGGCCCTTGGCACAGTTTTCCGGGCTCTGGGTCATGGTCACCGGGTTTGTGTAATCCAGTTTCTCAAAGGCCAGGGACGGTATGGTGAAAGAATAATGGCCGAACAGCTGGATAACCTGGACTGGTTTATCTGTGGTAAAGGGTTTGTATTTACAAAGGAAAATATTGAAGATGACAGGAAGGTGGCCAGAAAAGGATTTGAGTTGGCAAAGGAAAAGGTAGATAGTGGACAATATGATCTGATTGTTCTGGATGAAATAACCTACCTGCCTATGTATGATTTCCTTGAGGAGAAAAAAATAGTCGAACTCATCCAAAACAAACCAGAAAATCTGAGCCTTATTCTCACGGGAAGGGGTGCTTCACCAGAACTGATGGAGGTTGCCGATACGGTGTCGGAAATCCGGGTTATCAAACATGCGTATGAACAGGGGATCAAGGCCCAGAAGGGGATTGAATTTTAA
- a CDS encoding dual CXXC motif small (seleno)protein, whose translation MKCKQCAGKLEVHRSCRRVRLRCTLCGKEYQIHEVAADLDRETEEVLERYTAIIYD comes from the coding sequence ATGAAATGTAAACAGTGTGCAGGAAAACTAGAAGTACATCGCAGTTGCAGACGCGTACGACTGCGATGTACCCTCTGTGGCAAGGAATACCAGATTCACGAGGTTGCAGCCGATCTGGACCGGGAAACTGAAGAAGTCCTTGAGAGATACACCGCAATAATCTACGACTAA